One Hyphomicrobium sp. CS1GBMeth3 DNA window includes the following coding sequences:
- a CDS encoding response regulator — protein MTESDPKAVVLVVDDNPETLDMLTDALEQIGAQVLVATDGERTLTTVARIVPDIILLDAVMPQMDGFETCRRLKRLPELAHVPIIFMTGLRETDRIVEGLEAGGVDYVTKPIAIDELLARIRVHLANARLSRSARAALDTTGRFLFATDASGRLLWSTPQASRLLTAAFGDFDEPDFAFPAPVIKRLMDRTEAASDQPMATLRTLLDDRILNVSFVGRMSGDEILLRVFEESSVGDTGLLKERLNLTAREAEVLLWIAHGKSNRDIGQILGMSPRTVNKHLEQIYVKLGVENRAAAAAVAVRHLS, from the coding sequence ATGACTGAGTCAGACCCGAAAGCCGTGGTGCTTGTCGTCGACGACAACCCGGAGACGCTCGATATGCTCACCGACGCTCTCGAACAAATCGGCGCGCAGGTTCTGGTCGCAACGGATGGCGAGCGCACGCTGACCACCGTCGCGCGCATTGTCCCAGACATTATCCTGCTCGATGCCGTGATGCCGCAAATGGATGGCTTCGAAACCTGTCGCCGGCTGAAACGGCTTCCCGAGCTTGCGCACGTACCGATCATTTTCATGACCGGCCTCCGGGAGACCGATCGGATTGTCGAAGGCCTCGAAGCGGGGGGCGTGGACTATGTGACAAAACCGATCGCGATCGACGAGCTTCTAGCGCGAATCCGGGTGCACCTCGCCAACGCGCGCCTGTCGCGAAGTGCGCGCGCGGCGCTCGACACGACCGGGCGCTTCCTATTTGCCACCGATGCAAGCGGCCGTCTTTTGTGGTCGACGCCTCAAGCAAGCCGCTTGCTGACCGCTGCCTTCGGCGATTTCGATGAGCCAGATTTCGCTTTCCCGGCACCCGTCATCAAAAGGCTGATGGATCGAACCGAGGCCGCTTCCGATCAGCCCATGGCCACGCTGCGCACGTTGCTGGACGATCGCATTCTCAACGTATCGTTCGTAGGCCGCATGAGCGGCGACGAGATCCTGCTACGGGTTTTCGAGGAAAGTTCCGTCGGCGACACCGGCCTGCTTAAGGAACGACTGAACCTGACGGCACGCGAAGCCGAGGTGCTACTTTGGATCGCGCACGGAAAATCAAATCGCGATATCGGGCAAATTCTCGGCATGAGCCCTCGCACCGTGAACAAGCACCTCGAGCAGATTTACGTAAAGCTCGGCGTCGAGAACAGAGCCGCAGCCGCTGCGGTCGCCGTCCGGCATCTGTCATAA